One Trichomycterus rosablanca isolate fTriRos1 chromosome 12, fTriRos1.hap1, whole genome shotgun sequence DNA window includes the following coding sequences:
- the gpbar1 gene encoding G-protein coupled bile acid receptor 1: MEALLMDSLDQHDQEKLIFIITLPLSSVIILTNLLIIVAIACNRQLHDTPNYFFLSLLVADLCTGFALPFIPRMGLDRSLHFIPCLLVHIFPNFLFLSFLFNLVMVHYERYLCIVHPLHYSQFWVHRRFPAALLAVWIPPLLFASLPAFGWNNWTVFNGNTTEMRNCTGHTCDSEEHCSYRQIFPKSFIYMEVYGLLLPAIISILVMTGRVLWIAHKQVQDICKLSRSVEASEHEHHLNLRYAKCIAAVSLTFLVCWVPYIVYLHFSVAAFRGGGKRSSIIIILSCTGIGSMAIIPIILSLANRQYTQPVRNMLMKMTTVLDRCKSRNISS, from the exons atggaagcactact GATGGATTCTTTAGATCAACATGACCAGGAGAAACTTATCTTCATCATCACTTTACCTCTATCCTCCGTTATCATCCTCACCAACCTCCTGATCATTGTAGCCATTGCCTGTAACCGCCAGCTACACGATACACCAAACTACTTCTTCCTGAGCCTGCTGGTGGCTGATCTGTGCACGGGCTTCGCTCTACCGTTCATCCCACGCATGGGTCTCGATCGATCGCTGCATTTCATACCTTGCCTGCTGGTCCACATCTTTCCCAACTTCCTCTTTCTGTCCTTCCTCTTTAACCTGGTCATGGTGCACTACGAGCGCTACCTGTGCATCGTCCATCCGTTGCACTACAGCCAGTTCTGGGTGCATCGCCGCTTCCCGGCTGCACTTTTGGCTGTATGGATTCCACCACTGCTTTTTGCTAGTCTACCAGCATTCGGATGGAATAACTGGACTGTATTCAATGGAAACACAACAGAGATGAGGAACTGTACTGGACACACGTGTGACAGTGAAGAACATTGCTCCTACAGGCAAATTTTCCCCAAATCCTTCATCTACATGGAAGTCTATGGTCTTCTTCTTCCTGCTATCATATCCATCCTGGTCATGACTGGCCGCGTTCTCTGGATTGCCCACAAACAGGTACAGGACATTTGTAAACTAAGCCGCTCTGTGGAAGCCTCAGAACATGAGCACCATCTCAATCTGCGCTATGCAAAGTGTATTGCTGCTGTCTCACTCACGTTTCTGGTCTGCTGGGTGCCCTACATTGTCTACCTGCACTTCTCAGTTGCAGCCTTTCGAGGAGgtggaaaacgctcttccattATTATCATCCTCTCGTGTACGGGTATCGGCAGCATGGCTATTATTCCCATCATACTCAGTCTAGCCAACCGTCAGTACACACAACCAGTACGAAATATGCTGATGAAAATGACCACTGTACTGGACCGCTGTAAATCAAGAAATATTTCTTCCTGA
- the ndufb3 gene encoding NADH dehydrogenase [ubiquinone] 1 beta subcomplex subunit 3 has protein sequence MGGDHGHSNLAIPDHKTWKWEGTPLEMTQQRLARRGLKDPWARNEAWRYTFGRPVTFGNVLLRGFRTGFIAFAVALAVEYTFFPPKKSEH, from the exons ATGGGTGGAGATCATGGACACAGTAATCTGGCCATCCCAGACCACAAAACATGGAAGTGGGAAGGAACTCCACTGGAAATGACCCAGCAGCGTCTTGCTCGGAGGGGACTGAAGGATCCCTGGGCACG AAACGAAGCATGGCGGTACACCTTCGGCCGACCGGTCACTTTCGGTAACGTTCTGCTGCGTGGATTTCGAACAGGATTCATCGCCTTTGCAGTGGCTCTGGCTGTGGAGTACACCTTCTTCCCTCCAAAGAAGTCCGAGCACTAA